Part of the Vigna angularis cultivar LongXiaoDou No.4 chromosome 1, ASM1680809v1, whole genome shotgun sequence genome, ttcttttcattttttaattcaagaTCAAtcttcactagtgcagaattggcttttaaTGTCATCTTGTAGACGTCGCaccacaaaataaccaacgtaaattattgactagtggcattttcgtaaataagttggGCATCTAAATGTCggttaggaggggccccgacgtctataatattatagacgtcggagCCCTCCTAACACACGTCTATATGCCTGACAGGTAggtaaaaagtcattttttttcgccatatagacgtctgatcccaccagtccgacgtctatatacgaTTATAGAAGTCGGCCCCCTtgtaacagacgtctatatggttgacagggtaggtgaaaagttaaCCTATAAGTCGGGCACCCtcctaaccgacgtctatatacatcgcgaatattaatttttaaatcgaatggacgtcatattagtgaggtccCCGACGTCTCTAGACGTCAGACACTGGGGCACCGACGTCTTGATTCCTGTTAAATCAGAAATCGCGAACCCGCGGTTACGCACACTTCATTATCTTTCTCCTCACCTTTTCTCTCCGCagcattgcatttccaggtgcgttttatctcttttgaaccgtttaaacttacttttactccgattaaattagtctttgatggattatgttccatttgaaccgattaaaatgagttttcgttGTTTTTTCGTGCAGTTTTTCTCGTATCTTTGGGTAGCGTAATAacaccttcttcctttgctagtttcctcatAAGAAAAGTTTGCGTCTTGTGTATCTCTTATagcatttcaacccaaaaccgaacctGGATCCTTGTCTAGTTCTCATGTCACCGTATTCTTTTTCATTAGCGGTTggaatggaactaggcaaggacctaGATTCAGTTTTTGGTTGAAATGTCctaagagatccaaaagacgcaaaCTTTTCTTatgaggaaactagcaaagaaagaaggtgctactacgctacccaaagacacaaGCTACTGTAAACGTCGTAAAGTCATGTCTGACGTCTATAGTGTCCTTAGACGTCGATTAAAGGCATTAACCTAACGTCTATAGTGTCCTTAGACGTCGGTTTTTGTGCAATCCGACGTCTTTTATAGACGTCGTCACCCGTAAAGACGTCGGATCGAGATctgacgttaaaagcccaaaataacatacgtctaaagctctttctgcactagtgcttataactcatttaaataaatttaattatataataaacaaCATTGTCTATTCTtcagatgaaaaataatattcatcttttcgtgattaaaactaaaaataatgggaattatatttaatataagacTTGCATTAATATTGTCACAATTGTTATCACTATCATgcaaagataattttaaaacaataaattttttaaactaacttattttaaaactattctAGCTAGAGTCTTCAGAGTAAAGTCTTCAACCTGGAGCATTAAAATTCAATTGCCTCTTTTTATCGTGCTCTTGACcttattataaacttatatatattgtCGTTTATTAACTTATGTTACATTTTGTTATTAGAGTGCTAGATTAATTAAGTCATTGGTGATTGGTGGAGAAGAGCTAGCTCCATGTTTGTTGTGCATCATCTCTTAAAGTTAAATTGTTTTACTGGGTTTCTGTTATGCATTGATTATTTGTTTTCCAGTTGTTCAGTTTCTCTCATATAACCTTAGAATTGCTAGTGCTTAATATGATTCGTCTCCACATATTATTGAAGAGTATATGAAATTTGTATGAGTtgtagataaattttattttgtaaagtgtatttctaaaattgttaaattttgaagaataatttgaaaatttaattttcaaggatgaattttatttgttgaGAGAATGTaagattttagaaaattaataataaaaataaataaatgacattaaaataataattaaaaataaataaatgagattaaataaatattttaagaaaaagataatagattcaataattatttaattaaaaatatattcttgaatATTGTTAGATATTATCAAATGTTATCAAATATTGtgagatattttttaatattgttaaaaatggCAACAAGTCTTGTTTTATGTCCTAGATATTACTTTGTGAGtctttttagttttagaaaCGTATTTGCATTTGATGGATTTTACACCATGAGTTAACTCAACAAGATCCCATGCTGGATTAGACATCATCAAATCCATTTCATCTTTCATAGCATcataagttaaaattgaatgaatttgagaggatttgaagatattttttatttatttatttgagtgaatttggaggtaaatgagagtgaatttggaagcaacgtttttgagaattagtatagaatttgatggatgtgatagattaaaaaaatttacttacaaATTCACTCTCAGCTACCtctaaatccactcaaataaataacaacaaaatttattttcaaatcctctcaaattcattcaatcactctcccacgaatccattcaagtgaactaAGCCTTAGACTTGTGAAAACATTTCAAGATGAACTAATTCTTGTAAATACACTTTATAATTACTAGAAATTGTTGatcttttaattcttttgtaGATTTTCTTAATATTGTTTGGTTAACTTGTTGTTTAACATATTGTTCAACAAGttatctaatatttatttattgttccTCAACAACTTGATATATATTATCATCTTCAATTatgaaatttgaatatttgttaTCTAATACACCTTTGGACAGGGAAAACATGAATAACTTacccatttattattttattataacaattactttttaattatatctttagtttttagtatacaataaaaaaggtcacactatttttaattattataaacaatGATTAATTAACACCAAtacttataattattattaataataataaaatttctttaCGCTTGAATTTTACCTTTATTAATATAActcatttttattgttttactcttcaaaatgtgttattttaaatttaattaattactcacaataaaaaaattagtgacATGAAATCACaacacttatttattttataactatttttatgaTCTTAtttcttataatgtaataatatctatattttaataattatgataaaaattattattttttatttttcgttaTCTATGTAATTTTAAAGGagattttatatataacttttctaattttatttttttaagtgattaTTTTAGGCCCACGAAGTTAAAAGACCCATATATAAACTTCCATATACTCGCATTCTCTATTTGTATCAGCGAAACCAATCTCCCCGTTAAAGGAAGGTGACATCAAATTCAATCCCTAGAACTTGAAATCCAATGACTACCGCCGCTCGACCTACGTGGGCACCTGCAAAAGGTGGCAACGAACAAGGTGGTACTCGAATTTTCGGTCCCTCACAAAAGTACTCTTCTAGGGACATCGCATCGCACACCACTCTTAAGCCCAggtatgcttttattttttcctaATCTTGTTAAGTTTTTCCCCAATTTTGTTTTTCGTGTATTTATTCCACATCAAATTGAACACAAATAATCTTTTCAACAAATTCATATTCTTAAATTTGGAGAAAAAACAACTTCTAGTGAGATGTAGTTTAGGGTTTTTCAAATTATGTCTAAGGAGTTACAATTAGCAATCGGGGAAATCGAAAAGAAACCCAACAGTGGCAGTTTAATCATAGTGCGGAAGGGGAAATCGCAGTAGGGAAGGAACAACGGAGAAATCGCAGTGGGGAGGAACAAAGGTAAATCGCAGTGGGGAACGGAGGTATATCGCTGTGGGGAGGAACAAGGGTAAATTGCAGAGGAAGAATAGCGAAGAAGGAGATTTCGCGATGAGTGTCGTGAACGGAAAAAGGAGATGCGAAGAGGAGAGACGCCGTGAAATGTGTTAACGGGGAACCTTATTGCAagatttctctttttttttttcattttcacaagTCAAACATCAGAGAGAGGAGTTGTTTAACAACCTGTGGCTGAGCTTGCCAACACGGTCCTAAACTCGCAAGTTCGGCTGAGTTCATTAGAAAACAATTCTATTACCAAGTTAACTCAGAAAGGGTAGTAAGCTCGTTAACTAATGCGATTTTACGAGTTAAATGGCGACTTTGATAACTGATATGGCTTGGAGTAACCCTTCTATGTGGTTGCCTTAATAATAACCATGCATGTAGTGGtgcttaaatttaaaattatattctgTTCCTATGTATGATTGAAAtgttcatatttctttttcttccttttttttctcacttttctGTTCTTAAACGATTAAGAAGCTTTATTGCTCTATACTTGGGATTGATGTTGTACATTATCATGTTGGAAAACATGCTGTTTTACTTGTACAAATGTTGTAGTTTCCTCGCTAGTAATTGTAATTCGACCTTTCCAGGAAAGAAGGGCAGGACACACAAGATGAGTTAAAAAGAAGGAACCTGCGTGACGAACTGGAAGATCGTGAACGGAGACatttttcatcaaaaaataaatcttaCGGTAGGGAAATCAATGTGCAATGTTTCTATACATTTCTATTTGCTGCATTTGAATTGCATCAATTCTGTCagatgcaattttttttttgttttatcgcTAGTTGTAACTGTTCGATTATATTCTATTCTCTGACAGATGACAGGGATCATGGAAAGGGTAGTCATCTGTTTTTGGAAGGTATTCTATTTACGCATTTACTAAAATACTTTGCACATAGCCTTCTATCTAAAAATGGAGGAGAAGAAATGAGAAGGGAATAACCATAATTGTATTTTGTCTTTATCTTGACAGGATCAAGGAGAGAAATTGAAGACCACATTGTTGCTCGTAGTGTTGACGCAGATGATTCTGATGTTGAAGTTAAAAGTGATGACGAGAGGTTTGTAATTTAGCATGAACCTTTTGTTTAGAAGTATCAAATGTTCATTTAGTGTGTAGTTTGTATTTACATGCAATTGATTTGTCTCAACATTGAAGAATATAAAAATGCCTGTGCagaaatatttataacaatagAAAGATTTTTATAGTGTTACATCCATGagaatataattgtatttacaTGCAATTAATTAGGTTTTACAAAGCAAATAAggttcattattttatataggCAGGTTAAACTAGATAGACCGTTCATGTGCATGCATTAGCAGATGAGCATAGACAAGCATGCTATTGTTTTTCCGCAATTCGGCACTTTGACATGTAATGTGATGACATGAGATAGCATGCAGTCCAGCCTTTTCGCATTTCAAGTCACGT contains:
- the LOC108339248 gene encoding uncharacterized protein LOC108339248, with product MTTAARPTWAPAKGGNEQGGTRIFGPSQKYSSRDIASHTTLKPRKEGQDTQDELKRRNLRDELEDRERRHFSSKNKSYDDRDHGKGSHLFLEGSRREIEDHIVARSVDADDSDVEVKSDDESDDDDDEEDDTEALLAELEQIKKERAEEKLRKERQQQEEELKVKEAELLRGNPLLNNPTSFNVKRRWDDDVVFKNQARGETKIAKRFINDTIRNDFHRKFLHKYMK